The DNA sequence CGATCATATCCATGAGAATGCTAAGATCCCGGGAAATACTCTCCGAGTGCTGATGGGACTGTTCCGCCAGATGCCTGACTTCGTCGGCAACCACTGCAAAACCGCGTCCCTGTTCACCGGCCCGCGCCGCTTCAATCGCCGCGTTGAGCGCCAGCAAGTTAGTCTGTCCGGCGATTGCTGCCACCATACCGGTAATCTCGTTGATCTTTCCGGCTTGCACCCGCAAATTTTCTGCCGTTTTCTTTACTTCACCAAACTGCTCCATACTGGTTTCCAGCTTACCGCTGGAAGCTTGTACTTCGGAGAATCCTTTCCGGATCTCCCGCACTGCTTCCTCCAGGCGCCGCCGATTCTCGGTTTGCTCCGCGACAACGCCTTGCAAAGTATCCAGATTGCCATGTAAAATACCTACGGCTTCCGCCGTTTCCATCGCCTGGTTCGTTGCTGCTCCAGCCACATCCGCTACAACATTGGATATGTCACTCGACATATTCCGCATGACGCCCGCCAGATTATTAAAGTTATCCGCATACTGGCCCATCTCGTCAGTAATGCCTTTAAAACCGGTAAATTCGCTCTTTAGTCGTTTTTTATATGCTGCCAGGGCTTCGATGATTTCTTCAAACTCGTCCTGTGAACAAAGCTTGGTCTCGCCAAAATACACCCGTTGCTGCAAGTTGGCCAGTTCCTCCCGAATCGCCTCCATTGGCCGTAAAAGCAGAGCGGCACTGGCTGCTGACGCCAGGCCTCCCAGTACACACGTCCAGAGCGGCACATCAACCGAAAAGAACGATAAAACCACAAAGAACACACCGGTTAACACCGTTGTCGCAATACCGGTTTTCACCGCAATACTTTTGAAGACACCCAATGAAAGCCATTGATTGAACCGGTAATGAATCGTATGACGAATCGGCGTAGGAAAGGAAATTTTAATTTTAATGTGCTCTTTCGATGACTCCACCGTTTCCAGATTAATGTCTTCCTTAAAATAAGCGGCAGCGCCGGCAAGCAGCCCTCTTAAATAACCAAACATGCCCCGCGAAGAACGATAGCTCAGCAGGGCTGTGTATTCAGATATCGGCTCAATGAGTAATTCCGGCGGTTTGGCTCCCGGAATCCGCTTTACCACTACCACATGAACATCATACATAGACCGTAAAAAAGAATATAGGGTCTCATACTGGAAAAAGGCCGGGTAAGCCTGTGAGAAGGTTTCAATATTATCTTTCCCGATAGCAAACCACACTTCGTCCTCAGTCTTATTTTTTTGTTTGGCAATATAGGCTACAAAATTGCGGGGCTTCGCATCCTCAACATCTTCCGTCGGCAAAAACATTTGTCCCGCCGTCCAGCCGGTATGCTCCATAGCGGCCAGCGTCAAATCAGGCCCCCAAATCTTTCTTGCCGTACTAATCCAGGTTTCAATGACAGTTCCCTTCATCAGCAAGTCCCACCCTATCCAAAGATCACGTCGGTTACCGTTTCGGCGTGTATTTACATTTTTTATAATTCTTTCTTAACGCTCATATTTCCTGTTTTTCCAACCTTTGTTTATATGAATTATCAGCAAATATTTTTTTGTGATATAGATCACAGGCAGTCAAATTCTCAGGGGAGTATGATAGCATTAGACCAATACCCCTCCGGTACAGCTACCGGACGAAAGGAGCTTCTTTATGCAAGAACCATCAAGTCGATCCCAAAGCATTCCCAGCCGGGCCACTCTCCCCGTCACGCCACATCTTCCCGGCGGTTACGCAACACCGGAACAGCTACATAATATTGCGACAGCCGCTACTAAATACGGCGGTACGCTGAAAATCACCGCAGGCAGCGTTTCCATTTTAGGCTTGAACCCCGCCGATGGCCAAAAAGTCTTGGCTGAACTGGAGCTCGCACCGGAATCCTTCTCCGCCCGAAGCGTCCGTGCCGTCGTCATGTGCCCCGGTAATCCCTACTGTCCCATGGCCAAGCAAGACGGCACTGGTCTTGGCTTGGCTTTAGACCAAAAGTTCTTTGGACAACCCCTGCCGGCTAAATTGCGTATGGGAGTCAGCGCCTGCCCCAACTGCTGCGCCGAAGTCTTTGTAAAAGATATCGGTGTATATGGAACACCTGCAGGCTACATCCTGGTTGTCGGCGGAAACTCCGGCCGGAACGCCGAAGCCGGCCGCATAATAGCCGAGCAGCTTCCCGCCGACCAAGTCATTTCTATCATTGAAAGCATTCTGAACTATTACCGGCAATTTGGCGAACCCAAAGAACGGTTGGGACAAATGCTTGATCGCATTGGTTGGAATGACTTTATAGCGTCAGTTATACCGCCAGTCCATACACCTCAGGCTTCTGCCGAAATGCTTAGTCGGAATTAATGACAAGGGCCGCCTCAAAATATGTTTTTAAAACCTATCAGAGGCAGCCCTTGTTTTAGCTGCGCCAAAAAAACGCAGCTTACCTTGCCTTACTTTCCATATCCGGCAGTATAATTTTCCGTCACTTAAATTGAGTTTATTTTAGAGCATCTTACGCGTCAGGAATTGGCTATCCTTACTAATAAGGAAAATGACTCATCCGCTTTTTTATACTCAAGTAAATAATTCTGATTTCTGAATCGGGAATCTCAATTTTATAAAACTCTTCAATGGGTAAAAAAGACTTTTTAACCAGTTTGGCAAATTCCGGGCTGCATTCTTTCAATCCATCGGGTTCCGTATACTTGACATCTTTCTCCTTGATTAATAACCGCTCAATCATGCAACACATATGAATATATAAGCTTATTTTTAAATTATTCGGGAATTTAGAGCCTAAGCTCAATTCAAGCGTATACAGCGATTGTTCAACCTGGTCGATAATTTTATCCGGGTTTAAAATGGTTAAATAGTTCAGGACATTATAGAGGGTAAACGATTTAAGCACTTCTGCGTTTATTTTATCAATAATATCCTCATTGACTACCCGGCTTAGGGCACTGGTCAAAACCGCTTCTCCCTGCTTCATGATCAAATCTTCTAAAGAGATATACTGAATGTTTTCGATTTTAGGATCATCCGTACCAATAATAAGTTTTACATCATATTGCCGGAAAATAGCATCGGTCTTGCCATTGCCTTTTAAGCGGTCAAAGTCGTAAGCGATGACTTTGACCTCATCATTGACAAAACATTTATTTAACAGGATTTTAATTTTTTTAGCAATCCCAATACCGGTAAAGCAAGTGGTTATAATCGCATTGGGCTTCTTCTTTTGCGACGCCAGATAATTATAGAGGCATACATTGGCGGCAACGGCTTCCCGGGCAATCTGTTCCAGTGGCTGCCCCTTTAAAATCCGTTCCCCTACCGAAAGCGCCAGTTGAGTTGAGATATTGTTAATCATAACGATATCCCCGTAAAAATCACCCAGAATCTGCTGATAAATATGTTCCAGAGACCCCATATCCACCAATATGATCATGCCCCGGGAAGAATCAATCGTTTTCATATACGCATACAGCTTTTGTCCAATTTCAGCAGCCGAAAGTTCAAAGGGCATGTCAATGGCCTCAAAGACATAATTCTCCAGCAAACGGTTGGCCACGCTGGCAATACTGCTGGCCGTACTGTAGCCATGAGCAATAATGATGGCATTAGCCTGGTCCAGACTGGCCTCCCGGTTTATGGAGCGGATATAAATCATCAAATAAGCCAGGACCACCGGAGAGAAAGGTATATCCAGATTTTTCTCGACTGCCTCAAGCAGCATAAGCGAAATTTTGTGTTCTTTATAATATTGTTTGCTTAAGGAGTCAATCAAATTCTCTGTGGCAAATTCTGCATCGGTTGGTTTCGCTTCAATAAAATGTACTAATAGGTAAGTCAATACTTCCACACTGTTACCGTAGTGCTTGAGTCCGTAATTTTCCTGCATACGGATTAATACATGTTCCACTATTTTTTTTATCGAGTTAAAGATAACGGACGTAACCGCCCGGTCAACTTCAAGAAAGACGATATAATCTATCAACTCATTAAATAACTGGAGACTCCTGGCAAAAAACTCCTCCTGCGTAATTTCCTGCTGCGCTAATTTATTAATAATCAGGGCAAGCTCTTCGTGGATATGCAACGTCTTTTGCGTATCTTGAATAATATAGGAAAAATCATTTTTTTCGGAACAAGCTACCAATACGTCTTCGCCATTCAGTTTATTCGTGATAATGCCTTCATAAGCGTCCAGAACATCTTTGGGGAGATGATTGAGCTTGACTTTAATATCCTTGCCTTTTGAGCCGGAACCATGATTGTAAGCATTGGCACAGCTTAGTTTTATGGCATTACGCAATTTGCCGATATTCCCTCCGGCAGTGCTGTTGAGCAAAACATCAACCACCTGATTGCTAATTAAAACATCCTTTTTAATCGCAACCGCTTCTTTTTTATAAAAGGTATAAATAAGCTCCATTTTTTCTTTTAGCGGCCGTTCCTGAAATGTCGGTATTCTGACAACTAATGGGATACGGCGCAAAAAAGTCTGTAGGAAGTTCTCCTCCGGATCTTCCGTTGTCGCAAACATCATCCGTACTTGGGCCTGCCGGTCGCGCCCGGATTCACCCAATCGCCGGAATATCCCCTGATCCAAAAAAAGAAACAGTTTCTCCTGACCGGTTGGCGGCAGTCTGTGTATTTCATCCAAAAACAAAAAACCGCCGTCAGCCGCTTCAATCAGACCCGTACTGTCAGAGTCGGCTCCGGTATACGCTCCTTTACAGTGGCCAAATAGAATTCCCGATAACAGTTCCGGGTTATTGGCATATTCCGCGCAATTAAACACAATAAACGGGGCCCTTTCCTCTATGACCTTTGTTGCTTTAGCGTACTCATAAACAAGTTTAGCCAAAAAGCTCTTCCCTACCCCAGAATGACCGACTAATAAAAGAGGCAGTCCCTGCGGCGGGTAAGAAACGGCTGCTTTACATTGCTCAATGCTGTATCTTAAACTTCCGTTACAGCCAATAACCTCTTTAAAAACATCCCGCCCCCCTTTCTCCTGATCCATACTGTCACTTTTCAGCAAATACTGGGTTACCAGCTTCAGTTCCTTCTGCCTTGCCAAATAAGTCTTTTGATCCAGAAAATATACCGGACGGGTGTTTATTTTCATAACCACCCCTTCTTTTGTAAGCTCATTCAATAAGTGGCTGGCAATATTTCTTTGCAAACTCAATTGCTCGGCAATTTCCTGCGCCGTAAACCCGCATTGTTTTAGCCCGTCCATTGTTTCTGAAAGTTCCTTCAGTTTGCAGTAAACAGCTTCTTTATTAGTCATTTTCCTTATCACCACCTGACTTATGACTTCTATATGCTAGCGCTAAAAGCAAAGCTATCCATTGACTGCAATAGCTTTGCTTTTCCCTTAAATACCAGCTCCGGGTTCCATCGTTTTCTTTACTTTTTCAACCACACACTTTTCCAGCCGAATGGTTGTCCGTCGACTGACGCCAACAATAAATTCAGCCAGCTCAACCAGGGGAAGATTCTCTTTTTGTAAGAATCCCTCCAATACCGCCCCGATATTACAGCCGGCAATGACTTCCATATTAGCGGCTTTATTAGCAATTTGGGCAGCTACCTTAAAGGGAGTCCCACCTAGAATATCACAAATGAATAAGATGTTCGCTTCGGTATTTCGGGCAATTACACTATTCATTTTATCCCTTAAGGTCGCATCGGTATCGGCGATGGTCAAATCAAGATAATATACGTCAGGATTGCAGCCCGCCAAAAGCTCAATCGTACTTTGAAAGCCTGTTGCATAATGACCGTGCCCGCTGACAATAATAATTGTTTTCATTCTACAATATTCCTATTCCTGATAATACAATCGAAAAAATAAAGGTCAATAAGATCAATACCGGTGGGCTGATTTTCTTACGCAGGCAGAAGAACATCAAAAGCGTATATCCCATAGGCAGGATATTGGGGAAAACACGGTCCAGAAAATCCTTTTGAATGGATATAGCGTAGGCATCGGTGATCGGAATTTGCGCGGCAACGGTAATATGAACATAGGAAGCGATCAAGCCGCCAATAACCGTTACACCCAGTATGGTGGCAGCTCTTGCCACAGTCTGC is a window from the Propionispora hippei DSM 15287 genome containing:
- a CDS encoding PTS sugar transporter subunit IIA domain-containing protein produces the protein MKTIIIVSGHGHYATGFQSTIELLAGCNPDVYYLDLTIADTDATLRDKMNSVIARNTEANILFICDILGGTPFKVAAQIANKAANMEVIAGCNIGAVLEGFLQKENLPLVELAEFIVGVSRRTTIRLEKCVVEKVKKTMEPGAGI
- a CDS encoding heme NO-binding domain-containing protein; the encoded protein is MKGTVIETWISTARKIWGPDLTLAAMEHTGWTAGQMFLPTEDVEDAKPRNFVAYIAKQKNKTEDEVWFAIGKDNIETFSQAYPAFFQYETLYSFLRSMYDVHVVVVKRIPGAKPPELLIEPISEYTALLSYRSSRGMFGYLRGLLAGAAAYFKEDINLETVESSKEHIKIKISFPTPIRHTIHYRFNQWLSLGVFKSIAVKTGIATTVLTGVFFVVLSFFSVDVPLWTCVLGGLASAASAALLLRPMEAIREELANLQQRVYFGETKLCSQDEFEEIIEALAAYKKRLKSEFTGFKGITDEMGQYADNFNNLAGVMRNMSSDISNVVADVAGAATNQAMETAEAVGILHGNLDTLQGVVAEQTENRRRLEEAVREIRKGFSEVQASSGKLETSMEQFGEVKKTAENLRVQAGKINEITGMVAAIAGQTNLLALNAAIEAARAGEQGRGFAVVADEVRHLAEQSHQHSESISRDLSILMDMIENVVSLIEVEYGVLESESKQLGEVIVGNNRHIENVQLVVENIVDMVDKLGAEMAGMGAACGKIEGLAAISEENSAASEEMSAAIQTYNDKLQDMMNKIQEFKKVIGHFRQDINQYRT
- a CDS encoding sigma 54-interacting transcriptional regulator, which codes for MTNKEAVYCKLKELSETMDGLKQCGFTAQEIAEQLSLQRNIASHLLNELTKEGVVMKINTRPVYFLDQKTYLARQKELKLVTQYLLKSDSMDQEKGGRDVFKEVIGCNGSLRYSIEQCKAAVSYPPQGLPLLLVGHSGVGKSFLAKLVYEYAKATKVIEERAPFIVFNCAEYANNPELLSGILFGHCKGAYTGADSDSTGLIEAADGGFLFLDEIHRLPPTGQEKLFLFLDQGIFRRLGESGRDRQAQVRMMFATTEDPEENFLQTFLRRIPLVVRIPTFQERPLKEKMELIYTFYKKEAVAIKKDVLISNQVVDVLLNSTAGGNIGKLRNAIKLSCANAYNHGSGSKGKDIKVKLNHLPKDVLDAYEGIITNKLNGEDVLVACSEKNDFSYIIQDTQKTLHIHEELALIINKLAQQEITQEEFFARSLQLFNELIDYIVFLEVDRAVTSVIFNSIKKIVEHVLIRMQENYGLKHYGNSVEVLTYLLVHFIEAKPTDAEFATENLIDSLSKQYYKEHKISLMLLEAVEKNLDIPFSPVVLAYLMIYIRSINREASLDQANAIIIAHGYSTASSIASVANRLLENYVFEAIDMPFELSAAEIGQKLYAYMKTIDSSRGMIILVDMGSLEHIYQQILGDFYGDIVMINNISTQLALSVGERILKGQPLEQIAREAVAANVCLYNYLASQKKKPNAIITTCFTGIGIAKKIKILLNKCFVNDEVKVIAYDFDRLKGNGKTDAIFRQYDVKLIIGTDDPKIENIQYISLEDLIMKQGEAVLTSALSRVVNEDIIDKINAEVLKSFTLYNVLNYLTILNPDKIIDQVEQSLYTLELSLGSKFPNNLKISLYIHMCCMIERLLIKEKDVKYTEPDGLKECSPEFAKLVKKSFLPIEEFYKIEIPDSEIRIIYLSIKKRMSHFPY
- a CDS encoding nitrite/sulfite reductase domain-containing protein — translated: MQEPSSRSQSIPSRATLPVTPHLPGGYATPEQLHNIATAATKYGGTLKITAGSVSILGLNPADGQKVLAELELAPESFSARSVRAVVMCPGNPYCPMAKQDGTGLGLALDQKFFGQPLPAKLRMGVSACPNCCAEVFVKDIGVYGTPAGYILVVGGNSGRNAEAGRIIAEQLPADQVISIIESILNYYRQFGEPKERLGQMLDRIGWNDFIASVIPPVHTPQASAEMLSRN